The DNA sequence GAGCTCAAAATCATTGTGCAATACGTCAATATATTCTTACCTCAACAAATCGTAAGATTTGAGGAATAAAGTAGCCTCACTGACATTATGGATAGTCTATTACATAGTAACCCACTCTGAGTGGCCGCACGATGGAGCTGTCCCCTGAGGCACATTAGTTTTATTTTGAGAGAGGGGCATACTGGAAATCCGGAGTTCAGCGTCTGGATGTTCCAGGCTAGGGCTTACAAATAGTGCAGGcagaaaagaacaaacaaactaaaaacGACGAAGTCACTGGAAATCACTGTACAGCACTTTATTATACACAAAGAgaaatctgtttgtgtgttatggaTCCTTGGCATATTTGTAAGGCCTGCTCATGTAGTAGTCATATGTATGACTTAAAACAATCAGCAAaacaatctcactctctctgttgatATAATTAATTCAAGTTGAagataaacaaaaaaaccttcatgacattcataaagttattattattgtattattattgtatctattattattagggtaacacagttgataaatgtaacagctgcactgctacacctttgttactctttgatactgtggaataaacctgttaaatgtaccagttaattacttgcatgcacatatgacatgtatgttgtgtctttgatgtcttggaacatgtctgccattaccctatgtagcacatgtatcaactgtgtgggtacacacttattactctttgatacagtgacataaacccgtaacaaggttgtagcagcacagctgttacatgtacactgaagacaatgaccccTTGACTGGAACTaggaatggtttgtatatcaaatcttttatgaccagatttaccccatccagcaggtctcaggtcagccctttgcctctgatgaaaaatgtaggcaaattggcagtTTTGtaaaaagcactcagtattacaatgtaacaactataggtacccacaaatacataatgcaagtacaatgatagtaactgatagtacatgttgttacacaggttgtaccactgtacctaattaggtaggtacactgtaacagcgacaccccaTACTAAAGTATTACCCTTTACTCAGCAAATTGTGAAATCTGGGAAATTTAGATCCACATACCAGTGGAACATTTTATTCTTATGTGGGTTGAAACACTAGCGTGATGATACAATGTAACAATATTAGGCAAGGCTGAGATTTAAGAGGAAGAGGTGTCAAACAAGGGGAGGCTTATTTGTTGCGAAGGAGTTCCTGTTCAAACAGCATTGCAAATACCCTCTGGCAGTTTCTATCCGTCCTACCAACAAAGAGCAAACCAAAGGACCACAGGTTGGAACCATGATTTCTAATTGTTATTTTCCAAATAGTTAATCATATCATGCTTCAGCTTTAATATAATGCCATTTCTCAATGTTTATTAAATATGTACTGAATGTCAACAAAAGGttaatgtattgtgtgtgtgtgtgtgtgtgtgtgtgtgtgtgtgtgtgtgtgtgtgtgtgtgtgtgtgtgtgtgtgtgtgcgtgtgtgtgtgtgtgtgtacatattttgtacgggtttaaaaaaaatgctgtaGGTCACTGAATATGGAGGGAGTCTACAACCAATCTTTGGAATATTTCAACTTCACTGATCTCGACCACCTGCATTCTCGGATGATCGTGGTGCAGTGGGCTATCTCTTGTGTTGCATTCCCCATTATATGTGCAGCCATGTACGGGCTGTTCTGTCTGATCCAATCAGATCACATTGCTCCAGTCTATGTCATCAACCTCCTCTTGTCTGATATGCTTCAGATCTGTACAAAACCAATTTGGAACATGATACCTATAGTACATGTAATGCATTTAGTTCTGTTTTCTGTATATTCTCTTGGTTTGATGGCAAGCGTTTGCTTTATGTTGTTCATTTCTGCAGAGAGATATGTTATGACTGCTTATCCTATTTGGTACCTTTGCAGACACACCAAGAAAGTGTCGCTCTGGGCGTCTTCTATGTTATGGATGACAGCTGTCATGGTAATTCTAATTATATCAATGACCATTCTCACTGGGGAAGTTGATCATGGAATCTTGCACTCAAGTTTCATTGTTTTTTACCTCCTTCCTTACCCACTGGTCGTATGCTTTTCAATGGGAACTTGGAGGGCACTTTCAAATTGCCAATCTGTGCCAGCACATGAGCAGAGAAATATTATGGGAACCCTGGCTCTCGTTATCTTCAGTTACACAGTCTTCTACCTGCCTTACATCATCTGGTTGctgactctcactctctcaccttcACGCCTCAATGAGGCCCACATGCAGAACTTTGGTACTCTGGTTGATATTCTCCTGTCCTTGAGCCCCCTGGCTGATGCCATACTCTATGTGTTCATGAGGAGAGATGCAAAGCTTATGCTGGGGGCCGTGGCCTGTTGtgtgaagaaagaaaaagatcaATCAGAGATGTTACAGACATCTTAGCTGGGAGCAGCTCTACTTCACGGGGCTGATCTATTAGTATTCATATAGCACTTTGGAAATAATTGTACCTCAACAAAAGATATGCTGGAAGGTTATTAATACCggacaaaacagaaaacagatatTCCTGTACATCATAtgcaactatttttttttccattttgtcAATGTTTGTATTATTTACTGTATTGTATCTTATGTTCATTATAAATTATGCATATTTAATCAGTATTGAGGTGAGGAActtaaattacattttatttgtttaaataCTTTACTTAAATTACATTCTATTTGATTTAGGTGTTTTTAGTGCCCTTAAAAGTCAGCCATTTATAGATTGTCATATTAAATAAATCTACAGTTCTTTATGTTGAATGATGAGAATGCATGcatgagtactgtatgtgtgtgtgtgtgtgtgtgtgtgtgtgtgtgtgtgtgtgtgtgtgtgtgtctgtatgtatgagtgCACTTCCTTGGTGCCCCCTCAGGTACtaggaatggctgtttttgagGTGTTGTTTTGTGATTTGGTGACCCACAGACTAGTCTTAGGTTGTTAGGCTGTATTGAAAGTAATACAAATATTTTGTCTCAAGTGCATTAACTGTTACAGAAAAGGTTTGCACAAGCATTCCCGAAAATCTCTATTTTGAACTTTTTGCACAACAATGTTTGCTCATCGCTATTACTGTGataaacaaacatttaatcTACCGATCAAAGGTAAATTAATGGCTTTATAAGGATATGGAGTACAGTAAAAAACGTCTATTTTGCTGTTTCATGGGATTTGTTTTCCATCACCCACAATGATGTAGTACCCTCTTGCCTTgctgtcaatttttttttaagtatatatttttggcctttttgcctttattagtataggacagtgaagaggtggaCAGGAAacaattgggagagagagatggggtgggattgggatatgaccgcaagccggattcaaacctgggtccccgtgggcactcagacccgtaaatggtacgggcactgtagcctgctgcgccacagcgcccccccttGCTGTCAATTTAACCAATGTCCACATGACTAGAGTGTGTTTTCCCCCACCAATATCAGAAATGGATCAAGTCTAAACTGAATCAGCCTATAGTAGGTGATCATGCACTGACAGCTGTTCTGATCATAGTCCAAATCTTTAACTGCAAGGGTTCTCCTTCCCTTTGTTTTTTCCTACCCTGTGATGGATGGTTGGAAGTGGCTCTCCTGTGATGAGCCtcataaggtgcctctcatgtaaagtttatacgtcctccctcactcctcgggcctcgatcctcactgatctacataaagaatgatggggcggcaacaacgatagtctatcccttcgtctatctttctttatgtagatcagtgaggatcgaggcccgaagagcgagggaggacgtataaactttacatgagaggcacccataatCTCACCACCTCAGCAGGATGGAGTAGCAGCACACAGCCTGTCAGCTCCCCCCTCTGGTCAGAAAGGTCCACTGCAATGGTCCAAGGTTGCAGTAGATATGACGAATATCAATTTACCTGTTTGAAAACACACAAGGCCAGATATTTGaatatttgtacagtatgtatacatttATTCCTCGTGTTGACCTGTTATTCACTGAATTTTCCATTCATTTATTTGAACTGATGAATGGCACATGCAATTCTATTTGCATAATTTGTTATGATCTGACTGTGACGGGTAAttcaaaatagatacagtagatagatagatagatagatactttattgatccccaaggggaaattcaagaaatgacAGCCTCAATGCCTTAAAGCCACTGTCAATGGGTGTCATTTTAGACAATCTGTTTTGTTGATGGTGAGATTTATAAGTGAAGAAGAAGGTTTACTACTGTATACCAAATATTTATTACGCTGCCTCTTGTTTGGCATGTTCTAGACAGTGTACGTGCGGATGGAATCTATATATGTGAAGGAAGGAAAAcacgtttttaaaaatatctgCCTACGTATGAAACTAGGCTTTGGTTAGAGCTCTTCCCCATATAGCAGCATACGTgactgaaaaaaatatatgctgAAAGGTTATTAATTCTggacaaaacagaaaacagatatTCCTATACACATATTAtggaacagtttttttttttcaatttgttgTGATGTTTTATTGTATTATATTGTATTCTATTTTATGTTCATTTGAATGTTACAAATTATACACATTTGTAGATTGTTATATTAAATAAAtctacatttcttttttttaacaagcatgggtgtgtttttgtgtgtgtgaatgagtgcacCTCCTCAGTGCCCCTTCAGCTACTATTACTGTAGGAATGGCTATTTTGTGGTGTTTTTGGGGGGATTTGGAGACCCACAGACTAGTTTTAGACTGttaaggccccatcacattgcaCGCAGCATGCGCTGTGGTTGATCTTGGTTGAGGTTAATGTTCTAAAGAtttttgttgtggttaccgctgggCTCTAGACCTACAGTATTATTTACAGCACGTCACAGTCGAAGCTCAACTTGTTTCAACTTTAACCGCGGCACCTGCAAGAGCGACAAAATGCAAAGCACAGAAGCAGACCAGTTTTTGTGCATGCaaaccattgaaagtaatgggttgCATTGCAGTGCTTGCCGCATGTAATATGGCGGGGCCAAGGCTTTATTGAAAGTGATACAGATATTTTGTGCAACAAGTGCAACTGTAATTGTACACAAAAGGTTTGCACAAGCTTTGCAGAAATCTCTATTTTATCTTTTTACTCAAAAGTATATATCATATTATGAAGAAACTATTACTGTGATGAGCATGACATTTAATCTACTGTAAAAaggtacattacattactgtatGAGGGGTAAAACTGTGTCTCATATTTTGCTGATTCATGGGCTTTCCCCAGACTGAGGACATTTGGTTATGTGGAGGCCCTGTGGAGCTCTGCCTAAATGATGATgtcataaaaatgtgaaaatggtaCAAATttgaagaagaagtggaatgtCTATTTCTATCCCTTTTCTATCAAtttcagcaacaacaaaaaagctaGCACACAGGGCTCTAACCCTAGCCTACCTGGCGGGGGCCCTCAAGATTAAGATTGCTAACAAAATGTTATGATAATTAATAGATTGTTACATTACACACGATATACAAATTGATTATGAACAGGCCCACCGTTGTTTTTTCTTAATTGTGTActttatagaatagaatagaatagaatatatacttttttgatcccgtgagggaaattcagttctctgcatttaacccaatttaaccgaattagtgaacacacagcacacagtgaacacacagtgaggtgaattacacaacccagagcagtgagagtTATCACTCAATTCGGGCAAATTAGATGTTTTTACctgataaatgtttttaccTGATCCCTTTTTTAATTGATAACTGCCGGCTGTTATCTGCATTGCACTGCATATCACAAAATGTATGTCATAAGCGAATAACTTGAAAGCATATCTTTGTAACCTAGCCTATGTTTGTGGTGTAATGCCACCCGGTGACTGCCATCAATGTAAAACATTACACCCGGCAAGAGCAAGTGCTTCCAATGTAGAACACATGCAAAATCAAGTAGCACACATCATATGCGTATTTGACaaacgcacatgttgctttgttagattccgaaatgcaACGGGTTGCACactgcaggtgctcgggcccgccatcacCACTTGCgactatattttttacattatgTCTGTCATAATTTAAttgccaatctctctctctctctctctctctctctctctccctagtaTATGGGAAGGAAGAAAAAGCAAACGTTTTTAAAAATACCTGCTTATGTGTCAAAAAAGGCTTCGGTGTCATTCTTGGCTATGTGTTTTGTGGTGAGGTTTATGAACAAGGAAGGAGAAGCTTCATCAATGTTCTTCCCCATATCGCATACGTGACCGAAGATGCCTGTACGTTATAcatctccagctctctcagagCAATTCatcaattcattaattaatcattcatcaacAGAGGCAACATCTCACCCATTGTTGGCAGACGTAAGCAGAATCTTTTTTTGCTGTTAAAATTTAGTTTGCTATCTTTTTTATCATGAATTTATTCAACCTGCCTTGGTGTTCTTTAatcactgattttttttttctttttcatctgcTCTTGCACCATAGAAATTTAACAACAACATGGATTTTGGAGACTTCTCTAATGTGGTGCCACTTACTTGGGTGATATTGTGTGTGGGACTGCCCATCATAAGTATAGCCATGCGCCGACTGTACTCCCTGATCAAGAGAGACCATGCAGCTCCAATATATGTTATAAACCTTCTCATCGCAGATGTGCTTCAAATCTCTGCCTCTCCAGCTGCTAAGAGTTTACCTTCAAATATGTTGCGGAAAGTACTGGAATCTGTAATGAACCTCGGATTGATTGGTAATGTTTGCTTTATGGTGTGCATTGCTGGAGAGAGGTATTTCATGAGTGTTCATCCTGTTTGGTATCGACTTCACAAAACAGTCAAAAAGTCAGTCATTGTGTGTGCAATATGTTGGTCATCATGTATCAGTGGAGTGATAATCATTGCAGCCTTAATTGTTACTGGACACCTAACTCATGAAACATACAGTTTATGTGCCATCGTGTTTCACCTTCTCCCATACCCACTAGTTTTGTTCTTCTTTGTGGGGACATGGAGGGGCCTCTCCAGGTCAAAATCTGTACGTCAACATGAACGGAGAAAGATTTTAGGGACCTTAGCCCTTGTTCTCTGCATTTACACAGTATTCTTTCTGCCTCACATTGTGATGTTTATTACAGTTGCAGCTAACCCCCAAATCCGCTCACACCACAGCTTCTATTACTTATTCATTTCCTCCAGAGTTCTCCTCTATTTGAATCCTTTATTTGATCCCATTATATATGTGTTCATGAGGACAGATGTTAAGGATATCAAAGCGACATGCCCGTgctttcacagagtgagaaatgACCAAGATCAAACAGATATCCCAATATCTTTTGCAGCCGTAACAACTAGTGACAACTTGTAACTAATCAAAGATAGATTACCTAGGGTCACCTAAAATGTTTCTGTTTTTGGACAATCTAAATGGTTGACTTCAAATTAAACAATGCAAGATACATTGATACATATCATTGTCTTTTCTTTGGCATGTTCTTGACTGTTTTCCAgctgttttctgtctgtgtgtctttgtgggaATGGATTTGAAACTGTATATATTAGAGAGCTATTATTTGGCATGTTCTTTTCAGTCTGGCTCATAGCATAAGCTCCCGTTCTCAACTGCCTAATGGGGATTTCTGAGATAAAAGGTTAGCATTAATTGAAAACCCCAAACAGTTGTAACAAGTCTAGCAACGTCCCTGATCATCACCAGCAGACCACAGTACATGAGGCTACGTGTACGTGGCTGTGAGCCAGATGTGGTGGTCTGCAGCACAGTGCTCTCCCCGTTTCTCTTCACTCTGTACACCGCAGACTTTCAATACAACACAGACAGCTGTCAATATTTTCATTATAATAATTCATTATGGCCaattcctctcatctcctccatgAGACAGTGGCTGTGCAGTATGTAAGAAAGAACACTTTCACAGGAGAATGTATAACACCATTGTCATGAATGTTCTGGACTTcaatatgaatgtgtgcattttCCATTGTACATGTGATAGTGGTCCACCATGTATAGCATGCATTTTCCATAGTACATGTGATAGTGGTCCACCATGTATAGTATGCATTTTCCATTGTACATGTGATAGTGGTCCACCATATAAATATGTGAAGGACCACTTTTGCCTCAACTTATTGTGAAACATGGCATGTACATCTATGCCCCTATGGCATGTTGCTTTACTTTGTGGTTTTTTTTAGGTATGCTTGTATGCTGGACGTATACAATTTTCTTTTACTTTATTGCACTACTATTTATGCACAAATACATTTCCTAGGTGTGGGATTTAATAAAGTCTTATTTTATCTTACAGTTTCTGTAtatcaaataggcctaggcAAATAGCAAATTGAATATGAATTTGAATAATAGGCTGgggctaaaagttgtatcgccagactcacagaaccgCTGGATGAataggaaaaaggtaaatatcaattgttttgctcaatgagaggtggaaaatgaacttaattccccaaatggtggaatatgaTCCCTTAAATGCTTGTGTCCTTACTTCATGTCTATTTATGCACGTATTAAATACACGTATGTCATGAATTAACTAGAAACTTTAGAACATAAAGTATAATTTCTTTGTTGTATTGTTACATGCTTGTTATCTCGATACAAATTTCCTTCTGAAGATGCCCCAGTTTTCCTCCATTTAAACTGATTTGTGGAATTGGTTAATTATGTTATCCATGTTTAGTCAAATAATGTCAAATAATGAGAACTTTTATATATTTTCAGTTAAATAATGAGAACTTTTATATATTTTCagttttatatattttgtttctTCTACATGAACTGGATGGCACAATGACATGTCCAATGATGTCTGTATAGGGGCATGGCTCTGTAGTAGCTGCCCTGGCCAACAAAAAAACGTATCTTACCTTAACCTTAaatcagaagcacaaaacccattgCCATTGACAGTGGTTTCAACGGTGATAGAATACAGAAGTCTGACATTACGTTTCCATGACTTCAGTGTCACTGGATTTCGAAGTGGCATCGACAACATTGCTCTGCTGCGGCACCCTGAGCAGttgggggttaggtgccttactCAAGGGCACCTCAGCTGTAAATGTGGACATAGTAGAGGGTCAACCAATTCTACCACATTTTTCCAGAGTAGGCAGAGAATATTGTAAACACCGAGTGTTAGATTGTTAGAGACATTTATTGAGAGAAGAGACCATCCATTGGCGCAACATTGCACCCCACTACTTTACTGGAGTGCTTATTAAATCAATAAAATGCATGAGGTTGGAATTCAGCAAAAACTGTCGTCATGGGCAGCTAATATTCATAGTGAGGCAGTCTCGGACTGTCATAGACCTCCATTCTCTCACGCATGCAGAAATCAGGCGCCACGCTCCCCAGGGTGCAGTCAGTATCCATGGAGCACAAACTACACTCACAGCTCAGGGCCACTGGATAGCTCACGGAAGGGTCCACGCCATTGTCACAGTCTGGCAGTTGAACTGTCTCATAACGGAAGTTGCCATATGTGCACACGTGCTGGGACACCATGGAGAATGGGCTTTTGTAGACAGGCTCCTGGAAAATGcaaatataaacaaaaatgttttccaTGTTTGCAAGAATTACTATGATTTACATAACTTCTAGAAAGTCACAATGACGTTGACAGTATACGCAGGACAAAGCATGAAAATACAGAGGTGTGGGCCTCCAAAACATGAAACAGCAGCATCATCAGTGAAATTTGAATGTTAAGGTTAAAGTTGCCATAGCTTTCCCAGTCTTCAGACATGAATATAATTCAAAAAGATACAAAATGGCACATAGCCTGGCAGGAAGAatggcacacacgcacgcacacacacacacacacacacacacacacacacacacacacacacacacacacacacacacactcatatatacacCCAAACATACTTTGGTCAGGCAATGTCCCTGGCAGATAGTGGTCTGGAACACCAGGCACCTGGGGCAGCCCGCTTTCTCCACGGACACAGTGGCATTGACCAGTTCACAGTGTGGCAGGTGGAAGCACTGTGACCGCAGAGCTAGTGCAGACAGAAAGAGCAGAATAGTGCACAGTGTGATACGGGCCATCCTGTGAAAGACAAGCACATTCAAATTAGCGTAATCACTTTCATCAAGATAATACATCAGTTTCTAGAGTATAAGGATTGCACAATAAAACATTAGTAGATTTGGGACAAAGTTTTGTCTATATTGTAATTTAAAAGAATCAATTGTCCTATTTATTTGTCctctaaaatgtatttttctgtACCATTAATTATTTTCTGTGTTATGTGAATGTGCAAACCTCTCCTTCACTCAGACGTATCCTACCTTCAGTCAGGCAGTCAGCTCAGTTGATAGAGAGTTAGGTGTGTTCACTGATATGCTTGCATCGTGGTTTATATAGCACGTCAGATTTCACATGCTGGTTGACAGTCTATGACTGCCGATGCTGTAACCTTCAGTTACACTCAAATTAATTCCATGTTAATCCAAAGGGGATCATAAGTGAACACTCTGACACAGCTAGCTTCCTAGCGAATCCGGTGAGGGTCAAACACATtgaaaaacagtaaaaaaaaaggccgcactatgcataaataatcaccatttattccacagacgcgtttcgccgttctgccttcctcagtgtgaccttacacactcctcacacatacagtctataatttggtcagcactctaaatATAATATAactcttgagtgaagcctgctcctacatTTATGGACAAACACATTGACCCACACTGACTAAAGAATTTAGCATGACAGCTgcactttttccccctcttacAATAACAGCTTAATCAGTGGTGATCTAATGAGATCTGGAATTAAAGTCACACAAGTGACAGTGAGGAAGGTGCTGGGCAGAGTTACAGTCTTCACAAATCTGTTGCAAAAAGTAATAAAAAGTAATAATTCTCAATTTGTCATGTCATTTGTCAATTTCAAGTGCTTGGTGGTGGTATAGCCTAGTTCATGTCTGTTCAGAATTGTACATTTCTTACTGTGTAAACAACTCAAATCAAAACTTTTATTGCTGTGCAGTGGAGCCAATCACTGCACTCAGCAGCAGTATACCCTGAGGCCAGGTGACAACCTGATACCTCTGCACCTGGCTCAGTTGAAGAGGCCTGTGGACATGTTACAACtgggaacatactgtaaaacCTTTGCTTTTGGTTTGTGTCATTTTGTGTCCTTTGTGATTCGTCACCTGCCCAAGGTTGGGACCCATAGCAAAGAGCTGCTCTCAGAAAGTTGTTGCTAAGAAACTCAGAGGGAGGAAAAACACCAGTCAGTTTGCATATGCTCTGCATCACCTGAATGGTTTAACTAATCTGTATGGGCCGCCAAATGTAACATGCCTCATTTCGTGGACATAATGCGCTTTTGTGTGACGGAATACATACATTATGAAACCATGTGTCCACGAAACACTAGAGATCACACCGTTTCGTGGACGAAACTGACTGGTGGCCTTTTCCTTTCATGGACAAGAGGCTTAATGCACTATTCACTGTCGTAGACGAAATAAACtttattttggtcaaaatgaaTTCTGTAAATTGCAGGAtgcaaacaaaagcaaactcaaacatgcacacactcatttatacacatgagctgcaagagtaggagatacagtatgcatataaATAGCACAAATaagagatacaggaaagttgacaggCGTAATTTATTTTTGAGAAGAGAATGTGCAGACCTGAGCGgcagtcatattgtgtaccgctgtGCAGTACATCTAGCTCACTTTCAATTGCAAACAGAAATGTGAAGCAACATGTCACACACTTCCATTTCCAAAGCAATGAAGGCTGCTTATAACAACTTAATATTGTGAATATTATTGTTAACAAACAAACTCAGCTCAAACGAACGAGGCTTGTAAAGAGATAACATAAAGGCTTAACGTGACAATGCACCATTTAGAAATCAAACAGTATTTCTTCAgaattagacacacacagtaatggtCTGTAaataggacttttacttttacttcaGGTGTTGGAGTTATCATTTATATGTTTTAACAATATAAGATTAATTACaatcaattattattattattattattatcattattgttattcatTTGTATTTGGGGGGGCCTAAGGGCACCAAAatggcagcagtgtgtgtgtgcgtgtgtatgcatgcatgtgggtgtgtttgtgcatgcatgcgtgtacagtactgtatgtgtccatgtgtgagtgtgtgcaggtgtgtatgcgtgtgtatgtctgcctgtTTACTGCgtgcctctgtgtatgtgtgtgttcacgtgcaTTTGGGAGTTTATGTAGaagtgttttaaatgtgcacaGTAGA is a window from the Sardina pilchardus chromosome 18, fSarPil1.1, whole genome shotgun sequence genome containing:
- the lhb gene encoding lutropin subunit beta; amino-acid sequence: MARITLCTILLFLSALALRSQCFHLPHCELVNATVSVEKAGCPRCLVFQTTICQGHCLTKEPVYKSPFSMVSQHVCTYGNFRYETVQLPDCDNGVDPSVSYPVALSCECSLCSMDTDCTLGSVAPDFCMRERMEVYDSPRLPHYEY